TCGCCGTCGCCCTGGGCAACCTGCTCACCGCCCTCCACGCGGCCGGCGGCGCCCCCGCCGACCTCGCCCGGGTCACCGTCTACGCCACGGACCTCGCCGACTACCGGTCCCACGCCCCCGAGCTGGGCCGGATCTGGCGCAGGCTCGCGGGGCGCGACTACCCGGCGATGGCCGTCATCGGGGTGGCCCGGCTCTGGGACGAGCAGGCGATGGTCGAGATCGACGGGTTCGCGGTCCTGCCGTGAGCCGGGCGTCCGAGTAGCGGCGGGAGGGCGGCGGGGCGAGGCTGAAGGGGACCGGATGCCGAGCCGACCAGGAGAGTCAGCGGTGACCAGCCGGCCGCCCCCGAGCCCCGCCGCCCGCTCCTACGAGGGCGAGGGCATCGTCGTCGGCTTCGACGCGCACCGCTGCCTGCACGCCGCCGAGTGCGTGCGCGGGCTCCCCGCCGTCTTCGACGTCGACCGCCGCCCGTGGATCCAGCCGGACAACGCCCCCGCCGACGAGGTCGCCGACGTCGTCCACCGCTGCCCGAGCGGCGCGCTCCAGTACCACCGCACCGACGGGATGCCCGACGAGGTCCCGGACGTTCCCACCCACGTCTCCCTCCACGCCGACGGGGTGCTGCACGTGCGCGGGGATCTCGAAGTCGCCACCCCGTACGGACCGCGCCACGAGACCCGGGTGGTGCTCTGCGGCTGCGGAGCCACCGGCGACACGCCGTACTGCGACCACAGCGGACCCTGCGCCGCACACGGCTGAGGCGCCCTTCCGGAGACAGTGGCCGGGACGTGCGCGGCGCGCCGGTCGGGTGAATCGGCCTGAGGGATATATCTGTATTTAGTGCATTTTATTCCGGATGCCCCGCCGCCCGAACCGGACACCCCTCGGTGATCGCGCTCATCGTCGCCCACTTCGCGCTCGCGGCCTGCGCGGGCCCGCTGGTGCACCGCCTCGGCCGACGGGCCTTCGTCGTGCTGGCCCTGCCCCCGGCGGCGGCCACCGTCTGGGCCCTCACCCGCTGGAGCACCGCCGCGTCCGGGGGCGCGGACACCTGGTCCTGGCAGTGGATCCCGGACTACGGCGTCGCCCTCGACCTGCGCCTGGACGCGCTGGCCGAACTGATGGTGCTGCTCGCCGCCGGGGTCGGCGCGCTCGTCCTGCTCTACTGCGCCTCCTACTTCACCGACGACACCCCGCAGCTGGGCCGCTTCGCCGGGAACCTGCTCGCCTTCGCGGGCACGATGCTCGCCCTCGTCCTCGCCGACGACCTGATCACGCTCTATGTGTTCTGGGAGCTGACCACGGTCTTCTCCTACCTGCTCATCGGCCATGGCAGCGAACACCGGCACAGCCGCCGCTCCGCCCTCCAGGCCCTCGTCGTCACCACGTTCGGCGGCCTCGCCATGCTCGTCGGCTTCCTGATCCTCGGTCAGGCCGCCGGCACGTACCGGATCTCCGCGATCGTCGCCGACCCGCCCGAGGCGACCCTCGCCGTCTCCGTCGCCGTGGTCCTCGTGCTGTGCGGGGCCCTGTCGAAGTCCGCGATCTGGCCGTTCTCCATGTGGCTGCCGAACGCCATGGCCGCACCGACCCCCGTCAGCGCCTATCTGCACGCCGCCGCGATGGTCAAGGCCGGTGTCTACCTGGTCGCCCGGCTGGCCCCCGCCTTCGCCGACGTCCCCGTCTGGAAACCCGTCGTGATCGTCCTCGGCGGTGCGACCATGCTGCTCGGCGGCTGGCGGGCGCTGCGCCTGAACGACCTCAAGCTCGTCCTCGCCTACGGGACCGTCAGCCA
The nucleotide sequence above comes from Streptomyces sp. NBC_01116. Encoded proteins:
- a CDS encoding RidA family protein, with protein sequence MSPSHRINPAELSPPTGFSHAVVATGGHLVFLAGQTALDPDGKVVGATLPDQFAVALGNLLTALHAAGGAPADLARVTVYATDLADYRSHAPELGRIWRRLAGRDYPAMAVIGVARLWDEQAMVEIDGFAVLP
- a CDS encoding (4Fe-4S)-binding protein, with the translated sequence MPSRPGESAVTSRPPPSPAARSYEGEGIVVGFDAHRCLHAAECVRGLPAVFDVDRRPWIQPDNAPADEVADVVHRCPSGALQYHRTDGMPDEVPDVPTHVSLHADGVLHVRGDLEVATPYGPRHETRVVLCGCGATGDTPYCDHSGPCAAHG